The Carassius gibelio isolate Cgi1373 ecotype wild population from Czech Republic chromosome B22, carGib1.2-hapl.c, whole genome shotgun sequence genome window below encodes:
- the LOC127987598 gene encoding uncharacterized protein LOC127987598: MGKQIRDLEQRQAQLRERRAALESSRADAHKSGVSIQRAVNSPTMSTPCVSMRRPGAPRTRSSQMSFTATPGHHGPWVHPQRRTRVGSRATTSPPPAFEISIQNRFTPLRETGRDAVIIGDSIVRHVIATLAEGKEHTHCLPGARVLDVSAQIPAILKDDKSPRAVVLHAGVNDTTLWQTETLKRDFRSLIETVHSTTPAATIVVSGPLPTYRRRHERFSRLFALNEWLLSWCKEQKLLFVNNWNLFWERPRLFRADGLHPSKIGAELLSDNISRTLRSM, encoded by the coding sequence atggggaagcagattcgcgacctggaacagaggcaggcccagctgagagagcggagagccgcgctggaatcatcccgggctgacgctcacaagtccggggtaagtatacagcgtgctgttaacagtcccaccatgtctactccgtgtgtttctatgcgcaggcccggtgcacccaggacgcgatcttcccagatgtccttcactgcgacgccgggacaccacggaccctgggtgcatccacagcggaggacgcgagtcgggtcccgggcgacgacttctccccctcctgccttcgagatctccatccagaaccgcttcacTCCCCTCCGCGaaacaggacgcgacgctgtgatcatcggagactccatcgtccgacacgtaattgctacgttagccgaaggtaaagagcacactcattgtttgcctggtgctcgtgttctcgatgtttctgcgcagatacccgcgatcctgaaggatgacaagagccccagagcggtcgtgcttcacgccggggttaacgacaccacgctgtggcagacggagacgctgaagagggacttcaggagcctgatcgagacggttcacagcacgacgcccgcggcgacgatcgtcgtgtcaggaccactgcccacgtatcgacgaagacacgaaaggttcagtagactttttgctttaaatgaatggttgttgtcatggtgtaaagaacagaaactgctatttgttaataactggaatcttttctgggagcgtcctagactgtttcgcgctgatggattacaccccagcaaaatcggagcggagcttctctctgacaacatctccaggacacttcgctccatgtga